In Anomalospiza imberbis isolate Cuckoo-Finch-1a 21T00152 chromosome 19, ASM3175350v1, whole genome shotgun sequence, a genomic segment contains:
- the ITGB4 gene encoding integrin beta-4 isoform X2 has protein sequence MNVLPRACARLLLLSLLCTTGVCQWSKNNRCVLSRAKSCTECIRVDKDCSFCTDESFEEPRCDLRENLLRSGCGEASIVYTQGEMRTLKNSSINVSLQRTQVSPQAMYMRLRAGEEMSFNMDVFQPKESPVDLYILMDFSYSMSDDLDNLKSMGHNLADFLQALTSNYTIGFGKFVDKVSSPQTDMRPEKLREPWHNADSPFAFKNVIRLTSNINHFSQELRKERISGNLDAPEGGFDAILQTAVCKDKIGWRKDSTHLLVFSTESAFHYEADGTNVLAGILARNDEQCHLDSHGTYVYDTKQDYPSVPTLVRLLGQHNIIPIFAVTNHSYSYYEKLHKYFPISEIGELQEDSSNIVELLRTAFERIRSKMDIRADFTPKALKTEFTSTEFEKTESGSFSITRGKVSKFHMHVKALEYVGGQHVCSLPEKDRQGVIHVKPTSLSDSLTVSTAVICDVCPCEQQQELDSPKCSFHGNFVCGQCICHPGWRGDTCDCSPASSPNNEACIRPGDVEPCSGRGECLCGKCQCYSEDQTLRFDGAFCEFDVLQCPRTSGFLCNDRGRCSRGACVCESGWEGPGCECPTSNDTCIDSRGGICNNHGRCECGRCICDMASLYTSSTCEISYSLGFQAVCESIRDCVRCQTWGTGNLKGNCSSCHLQIQMVEELKKEEAGEYCSFQDEEDDCTYHYTLEGDPSVLPNTTVRVQKNKECPPGSFLWLIPLLIFLILLLGLLLLLCWKFCACCKACLALLPCCARGRTVGFKEDHYMLRHSLMSSEHLDTPLVRSGSLKGRDTVRWKIHNNVHKQGVTCPAATSAKDLIPYGLSLRLARLFTQNLMKPDTREFEQLRKEVEENLNEVFKHIPGCHKVQQTKFRLQPNSGKRQDHTIVDTVLTAPYSAKPDIIKVVEKHVSHEAFNDLKVAPGYYTVTSDQDAQGMVEFQEAVELVDVRVPLFIRDDDDDEKQLQVEAVEVPNGIAKIGRRVVNITIIKEQASSLITFLQPAYSHSRFDKLAKIPVLREIIDNGKSQVTYRTRDLTAKNGRDYIFTEGELVFQPGETRKEVQVPLLELTEIDTLLNNCQLKQFAIDLLHPKYGAKIGRYPQTTVTIADPELVDGVPSMTGLAQVPQSPKGRLSAPLNPNARALSSREISFNWFPPPGKPLGYKVKYWIQGDPESEAHLLDVKTPSAELTNLYPFCDYEMQVCAYNAVGEGSYSDIIHCRTLEEVPSEPGRLAFNVVSSTVTQLSWAEPAETNGVITAYEVSYGLVNEDNVPIGPVKKVLVEDPRKRMVLIENLRESQPYRYMVKARNGAGWGPEREATINLATQPKRPMSIPIIPDVPIIDAEGGEDYDSYLMYSADVLRSPAGSKRPSVSDDSGSRWKFVPLLGEDLDLRRITWRLPPETIPRLSGSSHLSSDTEGLLHEEDSAVAPGSVRRSGTPRPQAEHLMNGRVDFSFPGSGSGTLTRTANTSYHQLSSHMHQEHRVMGSSSLTRDYSTVLMGHDYPGTLLPPIHEDAGRTLLQPRDVGFRSRAKVKGYYPSIGCRDSIIMTDGSAGMCKYIDSRKPLGIPDTPTRLVFSALGPTSLKVSWQEPRCEKEVQGYSVQYQLLSGGEVHRITIPNPSQNSVVVEDLLPNHSYIFKVKAQSEEGWGPEREGVITIESQVDPQSPLSPVPGTPFTLSTPCAPGPLVFTALSPDSLHLSWERPREPNGPILGYRITCEMLHGGGEPRTIYVEGDNLETTLTVPHLSENVPYKFKVQANTTQGFGPEREGLITIESQDRGAFSQFGGQQYMREVYKFPTEYTTKTSISHSSLDPHFTDGMLVTTQRVENSSSTLTQEFVSHTVMASGTLTQQVERQFYEA, from the exons atgaaTGTGCTGCCACGGGCGTGTGCCAGGCTtcttctcctgtccctgctctgcaccACCGGTGTCTGCCAATGGAGCAAAA ACAACCGCTGTGTGCTGTCTCGGGCAAAGAGCTGCACCGAGTGCATCCGGGTGGATAAGGACTGCTCCTTCTGCACCGACGAG AGCTTTGAGGAGCCACGCTGTGACCTGCGGGAGAACCTGCTGCGCTCCGGCTGCGGCGAGGCCAGCATCGTGTACACCCAGGGAGAGATGAGGACACTGAAG AATTCCAGTATCAACGTGTCCCTGCAGAGgacccaggtgtccccccaggCCATGTACATGAGGCTGCGGGCTGGCGAGGAGATGAGCTTCAACATGGATGTCTTCCAGCCCAAGGAGAGCCCTGTGGATCTCTACATCCTCATGGACTTCTCCTACTCCATGTCCGATGATCTGGACAACCTCAAAAGCATGGGGCATAACCTAg CGGACTTCCTGCAAGCCCTGACTTCCAATTACACCATTGGATTTGGCAAGTTTGTGGACAAAGTCTCATCCCCTCAGACAGACATGAGACCTGAAAA GCTGCGTGAGCCCTGGCACAACGCCGACTCCCCGTTCGCCTTCAAGAACGTCATCCGCCTGACCAGCAACATCAACCACTTCAGCCAGGAGCTCCGCAAAGAGCGCATCTCCGGCAACCTGGATGCCCCTGAGGGCGGCTTTGATGCCATCCTGCAGACTGCTGTTTGCAAG GATAAGATTGGCTGGAGAAAGGACAGCACTCACCTGCTCGTGTTCTCCACCGAGTCTGCCTTTCACTATGAAGCCGATGGTACCAACGTCCTGGCAGGGATCCTGGCAAGGAACGACGAGCAGTGTCACCTGGACAGCCACGGCACCTACGTGTATGACACCAAGCAGGACTATCCTTCAGTGCCCACCCTCGTGCGCCTCTTGGGCCAGCACAACATCATCCCCATCTTTGCCGTCACCAACCACTCCTACAGCTACTATGAG AAGCTGCACAAATATTTCCCCATCTCCGAGATCGGGGAGCTCCAGGAAGACTCCTCCAACATTGTGGAGTTGCTCCGCACAGCCTTTGAG CGCATCCGCTCCAAGATGGACATCCGGGCTGACTTCACCCCCAAAGCCCTGAAGACAGAGTTCACCTCCACGGAATTTGAAAAGACAGAATCTGGCTCCTTCAGCATCACCCGTGGAAAAGTG AGCAAGTTCCACATGCACGTGAAGGCTCTGGAGTACGTTGGTGGGCAGCACGTCTGCAGCCTCCCCGAGAAGGACCGGCAAGGAGTCATCCACGTGAAACCCACGTCCCTGAGCGACAGCCTCACGGTGTCAACTGCTGTCATCTGCGACGTGTGTCCCTGTGAACAG CAACAAGAGCTGGACTCGCCCAAGTGTAGTTTCCATGGGAACTTTGTGTGTGGACAGTGCATCTGCCACCCGGGCTG GCGAGGGGACACGTGTGACTGCTCCCCGGCCTCATCCCCCAACAACGAAGCCTGCATCCGCCCTGGGGACGTGGAGCCGTGCTCGGGACGGGGCGAGTGCCTGTGCGGGAAGTGCCAGTGCTACTCCGAGGACCAGACCCTGCGCTTCGACGGCGCCTTCTGCGAGTTCGACGTCCTGCAGTGCCCGCGCACCTCCGGCTTCCTCTGCAACG ATCGTGGCCGCTGCTCCAGGGGTGCCTGCGTGTGCGAGAGCGGCTGGGAGGGCCCGGGCTGTGAATGTCCCACCAGCAACGACACCTGCATCGACAGCCGAGGG GGCATTTGCAATAACCACGGGAGGTGTGAATGTGGCAGATGCATCTGTGACATGGCTTCGCTGTACACCAGCTCCACCTGTGAAATCAGCTACTCTCTG GGCTTCCAGGCTGTGTGTGAGAGCATCCGGGACTGTGTCCGCTGCCAGACCTGGGGGACAGGCAACCTGAAAGggaactgcagctcctgccaccTCCAGATCCAGATGGTGGAGGAGCTGAAGAAAG AGGAGGCTGGCGAGTACTGCTCCTTCCAGGACGAGGAGGATGACTGCACCTACCACTACACCCTGGAGGGAGACCCCAGTGTCCTCCCCAACACCACCGTCCGTGTACAGAAGAATAAAG agtgcccacctgggagcttCCTCTGGCTCATCCCACTGCTCATCTTCCTCatcctgctcctggggctgctgctcctgctctgctggaagtTCTGTGCCTGCTGCAAG GCTTGCCTGGCCCTGCTTCCCTGCTGCGCACGAG GTCGCACCGTTGGCTTCAAGGAGGACCACTACATGCTCCGCCACAGCCTCATGTCCTCCGAGCACCTGGACACGCCCCTGGTGCGCAGCGGCTCCCTCAAGGGTCGGGACACGGTCCGCTGGAAGATCCACAACAATGTCCACAAGCAGGGCGTCACCTGCCCCGCTGCCACCAGCGCCAAGGACCTCA TTCCCTACGGGCTGTCCCTGAGGCTGGCCCGGCTTTTCACGCAGAACCTGATGAAACCGGACACCCGGGAGTTCGAGCAGCTGCGCAAGGAAGTGGAGGAGAAC CTGAACGAGGTTTTCAAGCACATTCCTGGCTGCCACAAAGTCCAGCAGACCAAGTTCAG GTTACAGCCTAATTCTGGGAAAAG GCAGGATCACACCATTGTGGACACAGTGCTCACTGCCCCTTACTCAGCCAAGCCAGACATCATCAAAGTGGTGGAAAAACATGTTTCTCATGAAGCCTTCAATGACCTGAAGGTTGCACCGGGTTATTACACTGTGACCTCAGACCAAG ATGCTCAGGGGATGGTGGAGTTCCAAGAGGCCGTGGAGCTGGTGGACGTCCGTGTCCCACTCTTCATCAGggacgatgatgatgatgagaagcagctgcaggtggAGGCCGTCGAGGTCCCCAATGGCATTGCAAAGATTGGGCGCAGGGTTGTCAACATCACCATCATCAAAGAACAAG CCAGCAGCCTCATCACCTTCCTGCAGCCAGCCTATTCCCACAGCCGTTTTGATAAGCTGGCCAAGATCCCTGTCCTCAGGGAGATCATAGACAACGGGAAATCCCAAGTCACCTACAGGACCCGGGATCTCACGGCCAAGAACGGCAGG gacTACATCTTCACAGAGGGTGAGCTGGTCTTCCAGCCTGGGGAGACCCGAAAGGAGGTGCAGGTGCCCTTGCTGGAGCTGACAGAGATAGACACCCTCCTCAACAACTGCCAGCTCAAGCAATTTGCTATCGACCTCCTCCACCCCAAGTACGGTGCCAAGATTGGTCGCTACCCCCAGACCACGGTGACCATTGCTGACCCAG AGCTGGTGGATGGTGTCCCCTCGATGACTGGCCTGGCCCAAGTCCCCCAGTCCCCCAAAGGCCGCCTGAGTGCACCACTTAATCCCAATGCCCGTGCTCTCAGCTCCAGGGAAATAAGCTTCAACTGGTTTCCTCCACCAGGAAAACCCCTGGGGTACAAG GTGAAATACTGGATCCAGGGAGACCCTGAGTCAGAAGCCCATCTCCTTGATGTCAAAACCCCATCAGCAGAGCTGACAAACCTTTACCCCTTCTGCGACTATGAGATGCAAGTCTGTGCCTACAACGCCGTGGGAGAAGGGTCTTACTCGGACATCATCCACTGCCGCACGCTGGAGGAGG tgcccagcgAGCCCGGGCGCTTGGCTTTCAACGTTGTGTCTTCCACCGTGacccagctgagctgggctgagcctgcAGAAACCAACGGGGTGATCACAGCCTACGAAGTCAGCTATGGGCTTGTCAATGAGGACAACG TACCCATTGGGCCCGTGAAGAAGGTGCTGGTTGAAGACCCCAGGAAGCGCATGGTGCTGATCGAGAACCTGCGCGAGTCGCAGCCCTACCGCTACATGGTGAAGGCCAGGAACGGCGCGGGCTGGGGGCCCGAGAGAGAAGCCACCATCAACCTTGCCACACAGCCCAAGCGCCCCATGTCCA TCCCCATCATCCCTGATGTCCCCATCATTGATGCAGAGGGAGGTGAGGACTATGACAGCTACCTGATGTACAGTGCAGACGTGCTCCGCTCTCCGGCCGGCAGCAAGAGGCCCAGTGTCTCTGATGATTCAG GATCCAGGTGGAAATTTGTGCCGTTGCTGGGAGAAGACCTGGACCTTCGCCGCATCACCTGGAGGCTCCCACCTGAAACCATTCCCCGCCTCTCTGGCAGCAGCCACCTCTCCTCAGACACCGAGGGGCTCCTCCACGAGGAGGACAGCGCTGTGGCTCCTGGCAGTGTGAGGAGGAGCGGGACGCCCCGGCCCCAAGCAG AGCACTTGATGAATGGCCGAGTGGActtctccttccctggcagtggcagtggcacCCTGACCAGGACAGCCAACACCAGTTACCACCAGCTGAGCTCCCACATGCACCAGGAGCACAGGGTGATGGGCAGCTCCTCACTGACAAGAGATTACTCCACAGTGTTGATGGGGCACG ATTACCCGGGGACACTCCTCCCTCCCATCCATGAAGATGCTGGGAGGACACTCCTCCAGCCCCGGGACGTGGGTTTCAGGAGCAGGGCAAAGGTGAAGGGTTACTACCCCAGCATTGGCTGTCGGGACTCTATAATCATGACTGATGGGTCTGCAGGGATGTGCAAGTACATAG ACTCCAGGAAGCCACTGGGCATCCCCGACACCCCCACCCGGCTGGTGTTctctgccctgggccccacGTCCCTGAAGGTGAGCTGGCAGGAGCCGCGCTGCGAGAAGGAGGTGCAGGGCTACAGTGTGCAGTACCAGCTCCTCAGCGGAG gaGAGGTGCACAGGATCACCATCCCCAACCCCAGCCAGAACTCAGTGGTGGTGGAGGACCTGCTGCCCAACCACTCCTACATCTTCAAGGTGAAGGCGCAGAGCGAGGAGGGCTGGGGCCCCGAGAGGGAGGGAGTCATCACCATCGAGTCCCAGGTGGACCCGCAGAGCCCGCTCAGTCCCGTGCCAG GCACCCCCTTCACCCTGAgcaccccctgtgcccctggaCCACTGGTTTTCACCGCCCTCAGCCCGGATTCTCTGCACCTCAGCTGGGAGAGACCCCGTGAGCCCAATGGGCCCATCCTGGGCTACAGGATCACCTGTGAGATGCTGCATGGAGGAG GGGAGCCCAGGACAATCTACGTCGAAGGAGACAACCTGGAAACCACCCTGACTGTGCCCCACCTGAGTGAGAATGTCCCATACAAGTTCAAAGTGCAAGCCAACACCACTCAAGGCTTCGGGCCAGAGAGAGAAGGCCTCATCACCATTGAATCTCAGGACAGAG gTGCTTTCTCCCAGTTTGGAGGACAGCAGTACATGAGAGAAGTTTACAAATTCCCCACTGAATACACCACCAAAACCAGCATCAGCCATTCCTCTCTGGATCCTCACTTCACAG ACGGGATGCTGGTGACCACCCAGCGCGTGGAGAACTCCAGCAGCACCCTCACCCAGGAGTTTGTGAGCCACACGGTGATGGCCAGCGGGACCCTCACCCAGCAGGTGGAGAGGCAGTTCTACGAGGCCTGA
- the ITGB4 gene encoding integrin beta-4 isoform X4, translating into MRRKRMNVLPRACARLLLLSLLCTTGVCQWSKNNRCVLSRAKSCTECIRVDKDCSFCTDESFEEPRCDLRENLLRSGCGEASIVYTQGEMRTLKNSSINVSLQRTQVSPQAMYMRLRAGEEMSFNMDVFQPKESPVDLYILMDFSYSMSDDLDNLKSMGHNLADFLQALTSNYTIGFGKFVDKVSSPQTDMRPEKLREPWHNADSPFAFKNVIRLTSNINHFSQELRKERISGNLDAPEGGFDAILQTAVCKDKIGWRKDSTHLLVFSTESAFHYEADGTNVLAGILARNDEQCHLDSHGTYVYDTKQDYPSVPTLVRLLGQHNIIPIFAVTNHSYSYYEKLHKYFPISEIGELQEDSSNIVELLRTAFERIRSKMDIRADFTPKALKTEFTSTEFEKTESGSFSITRGKVSKFHMHVKALEYVGGQHVCSLPEKDRQGVIHVKPTSLSDSLTVSTAVICDVCPCEQQQELDSPKCSFHGNFVCGQCICHPGWRGDTCDCSPASSPNNEACIRPGDVEPCSGRGECLCGKCQCYSEDQTLRFDGAFCEFDVLQCPRTSGFLCNDRGRCSRGACVCESGWEGPGCECPTSNDTCIDSRGGICNNHGRCECGRCICDMASLYTSSTCEISYSLGFQAVCESIRDCVRCQTWGTGNLKGNCSSCHLQIQMVEELKKEEAGEYCSFQDEEDDCTYHYTLEGDPSVLPNTTVRVQKNKECPPGSFLWLIPLLIFLILLLGLLLLLCWKFCACCKACLALLPCCARGRTVGFKEDHYMLRHSLMSSEHLDTPLVRSGSLKGRDTVRWKIHNNVHKQGVTCPAATSAKDLIPYGLSLRLARLFTQNLMKPDTREFEQLRKEVEENLNEVFKHIPGCHKVQQTKFRLQPNSGKRQDHTIVDTVLTAPYSAKPDIIKVVEKHVSHEAFNDLKVAPGYYTVTSDQDAQGMVEFQEAVELVDVRVPLFIRDDDDDEKQLQVEAVEVPNGIAKIGRRVVNITIIKEQASSLITFLQPAYSHSRFDKLAKIPVLREIIDNGKSQVTYRTRDLTAKNGRDYIFTEGELVFQPGETRKEVQVPLLELTEIDTLLNNCQLKQFAIDLLHPKYGAKIGRYPQTTVTIADPELVDGVPSMTGLAQVPQSPKGRLSAPLNPNARALSSREISFNWFPPPGKPLGYKVKYWIQGDPESEAHLLDVKTPSAELTNLYPFCDYEMQVCAYNAVGEGSYSDIIHCRTLEEVPSEPGRLAFNVVSSTVTQLSWAEPAETNGVITAYEVSYGLVNEDNVPIGPVKKVLVEDPRKRMVLIENLRESQPYRYMVKARNGAGWGPEREATINLATQPKRPMSIPIIPDVPIIDAEGGEDYDSYLMYSADVLRSPAGSKRPSVSDDSEHLMNGRVDFSFPGSGSGTLTRTANTSYHQLSSHMHQEHRVMGSSSLTRDYSTVLMGHDYPGTLLPPIHEDAGRTLLQPRDVGFRSRAKVKGYYPSIGCRDSIIMTDGSAGMCKYIDSRKPLGIPDTPTRLVFSALGPTSLKVSWQEPRCEKEVQGYSVQYQLLSGGEVHRITIPNPSQNSVVVEDLLPNHSYIFKVKAQSEEGWGPEREGVITIESQVDPQSPLSPVPGTPFTLSTPCAPGPLVFTALSPDSLHLSWERPREPNGPILGYRITCEMLHGGGEPRTIYVEGDNLETTLTVPHLSENVPYKFKVQANTTQGFGPEREGLITIESQDRGAFSQFGGQQYMREVYKFPTEYTTKTSISHSSLDPHFTDGMLVTTQRVENSSSTLTQEFVSHTVMASGTLTQQVERQFYEA; encoded by the exons ATGAG gaggaagaggatgaaTGTGCTGCCACGGGCGTGTGCCAGGCTtcttctcctgtccctgctctgcaccACCGGTGTCTGCCAATGGAGCAAAA ACAACCGCTGTGTGCTGTCTCGGGCAAAGAGCTGCACCGAGTGCATCCGGGTGGATAAGGACTGCTCCTTCTGCACCGACGAG AGCTTTGAGGAGCCACGCTGTGACCTGCGGGAGAACCTGCTGCGCTCCGGCTGCGGCGAGGCCAGCATCGTGTACACCCAGGGAGAGATGAGGACACTGAAG AATTCCAGTATCAACGTGTCCCTGCAGAGgacccaggtgtccccccaggCCATGTACATGAGGCTGCGGGCTGGCGAGGAGATGAGCTTCAACATGGATGTCTTCCAGCCCAAGGAGAGCCCTGTGGATCTCTACATCCTCATGGACTTCTCCTACTCCATGTCCGATGATCTGGACAACCTCAAAAGCATGGGGCATAACCTAg CGGACTTCCTGCAAGCCCTGACTTCCAATTACACCATTGGATTTGGCAAGTTTGTGGACAAAGTCTCATCCCCTCAGACAGACATGAGACCTGAAAA GCTGCGTGAGCCCTGGCACAACGCCGACTCCCCGTTCGCCTTCAAGAACGTCATCCGCCTGACCAGCAACATCAACCACTTCAGCCAGGAGCTCCGCAAAGAGCGCATCTCCGGCAACCTGGATGCCCCTGAGGGCGGCTTTGATGCCATCCTGCAGACTGCTGTTTGCAAG GATAAGATTGGCTGGAGAAAGGACAGCACTCACCTGCTCGTGTTCTCCACCGAGTCTGCCTTTCACTATGAAGCCGATGGTACCAACGTCCTGGCAGGGATCCTGGCAAGGAACGACGAGCAGTGTCACCTGGACAGCCACGGCACCTACGTGTATGACACCAAGCAGGACTATCCTTCAGTGCCCACCCTCGTGCGCCTCTTGGGCCAGCACAACATCATCCCCATCTTTGCCGTCACCAACCACTCCTACAGCTACTATGAG AAGCTGCACAAATATTTCCCCATCTCCGAGATCGGGGAGCTCCAGGAAGACTCCTCCAACATTGTGGAGTTGCTCCGCACAGCCTTTGAG CGCATCCGCTCCAAGATGGACATCCGGGCTGACTTCACCCCCAAAGCCCTGAAGACAGAGTTCACCTCCACGGAATTTGAAAAGACAGAATCTGGCTCCTTCAGCATCACCCGTGGAAAAGTG AGCAAGTTCCACATGCACGTGAAGGCTCTGGAGTACGTTGGTGGGCAGCACGTCTGCAGCCTCCCCGAGAAGGACCGGCAAGGAGTCATCCACGTGAAACCCACGTCCCTGAGCGACAGCCTCACGGTGTCAACTGCTGTCATCTGCGACGTGTGTCCCTGTGAACAG CAACAAGAGCTGGACTCGCCCAAGTGTAGTTTCCATGGGAACTTTGTGTGTGGACAGTGCATCTGCCACCCGGGCTG GCGAGGGGACACGTGTGACTGCTCCCCGGCCTCATCCCCCAACAACGAAGCCTGCATCCGCCCTGGGGACGTGGAGCCGTGCTCGGGACGGGGCGAGTGCCTGTGCGGGAAGTGCCAGTGCTACTCCGAGGACCAGACCCTGCGCTTCGACGGCGCCTTCTGCGAGTTCGACGTCCTGCAGTGCCCGCGCACCTCCGGCTTCCTCTGCAACG ATCGTGGCCGCTGCTCCAGGGGTGCCTGCGTGTGCGAGAGCGGCTGGGAGGGCCCGGGCTGTGAATGTCCCACCAGCAACGACACCTGCATCGACAGCCGAGGG GGCATTTGCAATAACCACGGGAGGTGTGAATGTGGCAGATGCATCTGTGACATGGCTTCGCTGTACACCAGCTCCACCTGTGAAATCAGCTACTCTCTG GGCTTCCAGGCTGTGTGTGAGAGCATCCGGGACTGTGTCCGCTGCCAGACCTGGGGGACAGGCAACCTGAAAGggaactgcagctcctgccaccTCCAGATCCAGATGGTGGAGGAGCTGAAGAAAG AGGAGGCTGGCGAGTACTGCTCCTTCCAGGACGAGGAGGATGACTGCACCTACCACTACACCCTGGAGGGAGACCCCAGTGTCCTCCCCAACACCACCGTCCGTGTACAGAAGAATAAAG agtgcccacctgggagcttCCTCTGGCTCATCCCACTGCTCATCTTCCTCatcctgctcctggggctgctgctcctgctctgctggaagtTCTGTGCCTGCTGCAAG GCTTGCCTGGCCCTGCTTCCCTGCTGCGCACGAG GTCGCACCGTTGGCTTCAAGGAGGACCACTACATGCTCCGCCACAGCCTCATGTCCTCCGAGCACCTGGACACGCCCCTGGTGCGCAGCGGCTCCCTCAAGGGTCGGGACACGGTCCGCTGGAAGATCCACAACAATGTCCACAAGCAGGGCGTCACCTGCCCCGCTGCCACCAGCGCCAAGGACCTCA TTCCCTACGGGCTGTCCCTGAGGCTGGCCCGGCTTTTCACGCAGAACCTGATGAAACCGGACACCCGGGAGTTCGAGCAGCTGCGCAAGGAAGTGGAGGAGAAC CTGAACGAGGTTTTCAAGCACATTCCTGGCTGCCACAAAGTCCAGCAGACCAAGTTCAG GTTACAGCCTAATTCTGGGAAAAG GCAGGATCACACCATTGTGGACACAGTGCTCACTGCCCCTTACTCAGCCAAGCCAGACATCATCAAAGTGGTGGAAAAACATGTTTCTCATGAAGCCTTCAATGACCTGAAGGTTGCACCGGGTTATTACACTGTGACCTCAGACCAAG ATGCTCAGGGGATGGTGGAGTTCCAAGAGGCCGTGGAGCTGGTGGACGTCCGTGTCCCACTCTTCATCAGggacgatgatgatgatgagaagcagctgcaggtggAGGCCGTCGAGGTCCCCAATGGCATTGCAAAGATTGGGCGCAGGGTTGTCAACATCACCATCATCAAAGAACAAG CCAGCAGCCTCATCACCTTCCTGCAGCCAGCCTATTCCCACAGCCGTTTTGATAAGCTGGCCAAGATCCCTGTCCTCAGGGAGATCATAGACAACGGGAAATCCCAAGTCACCTACAGGACCCGGGATCTCACGGCCAAGAACGGCAGG gacTACATCTTCACAGAGGGTGAGCTGGTCTTCCAGCCTGGGGAGACCCGAAAGGAGGTGCAGGTGCCCTTGCTGGAGCTGACAGAGATAGACACCCTCCTCAACAACTGCCAGCTCAAGCAATTTGCTATCGACCTCCTCCACCCCAAGTACGGTGCCAAGATTGGTCGCTACCCCCAGACCACGGTGACCATTGCTGACCCAG AGCTGGTGGATGGTGTCCCCTCGATGACTGGCCTGGCCCAAGTCCCCCAGTCCCCCAAAGGCCGCCTGAGTGCACCACTTAATCCCAATGCCCGTGCTCTCAGCTCCAGGGAAATAAGCTTCAACTGGTTTCCTCCACCAGGAAAACCCCTGGGGTACAAG GTGAAATACTGGATCCAGGGAGACCCTGAGTCAGAAGCCCATCTCCTTGATGTCAAAACCCCATCAGCAGAGCTGACAAACCTTTACCCCTTCTGCGACTATGAGATGCAAGTCTGTGCCTACAACGCCGTGGGAGAAGGGTCTTACTCGGACATCATCCACTGCCGCACGCTGGAGGAGG tgcccagcgAGCCCGGGCGCTTGGCTTTCAACGTTGTGTCTTCCACCGTGacccagctgagctgggctgagcctgcAGAAACCAACGGGGTGATCACAGCCTACGAAGTCAGCTATGGGCTTGTCAATGAGGACAACG TACCCATTGGGCCCGTGAAGAAGGTGCTGGTTGAAGACCCCAGGAAGCGCATGGTGCTGATCGAGAACCTGCGCGAGTCGCAGCCCTACCGCTACATGGTGAAGGCCAGGAACGGCGCGGGCTGGGGGCCCGAGAGAGAAGCCACCATCAACCTTGCCACACAGCCCAAGCGCCCCATGTCCA TCCCCATCATCCCTGATGTCCCCATCATTGATGCAGAGGGAGGTGAGGACTATGACAGCTACCTGATGTACAGTGCAGACGTGCTCCGCTCTCCGGCCGGCAGCAAGAGGCCCAGTGTCTCTGATGATTCAG AGCACTTGATGAATGGCCGAGTGGActtctccttccctggcagtggcagtggcacCCTGACCAGGACAGCCAACACCAGTTACCACCAGCTGAGCTCCCACATGCACCAGGAGCACAGGGTGATGGGCAGCTCCTCACTGACAAGAGATTACTCCACAGTGTTGATGGGGCACG ATTACCCGGGGACACTCCTCCCTCCCATCCATGAAGATGCTGGGAGGACACTCCTCCAGCCCCGGGACGTGGGTTTCAGGAGCAGGGCAAAGGTGAAGGGTTACTACCCCAGCATTGGCTGTCGGGACTCTATAATCATGACTGATGGGTCTGCAGGGATGTGCAAGTACATAG ACTCCAGGAAGCCACTGGGCATCCCCGACACCCCCACCCGGCTGGTGTTctctgccctgggccccacGTCCCTGAAGGTGAGCTGGCAGGAGCCGCGCTGCGAGAAGGAGGTGCAGGGCTACAGTGTGCAGTACCAGCTCCTCAGCGGAG gaGAGGTGCACAGGATCACCATCCCCAACCCCAGCCAGAACTCAGTGGTGGTGGAGGACCTGCTGCCCAACCACTCCTACATCTTCAAGGTGAAGGCGCAGAGCGAGGAGGGCTGGGGCCCCGAGAGGGAGGGAGTCATCACCATCGAGTCCCAGGTGGACCCGCAGAGCCCGCTCAGTCCCGTGCCAG GCACCCCCTTCACCCTGAgcaccccctgtgcccctggaCCACTGGTTTTCACCGCCCTCAGCCCGGATTCTCTGCACCTCAGCTGGGAGAGACCCCGTGAGCCCAATGGGCCCATCCTGGGCTACAGGATCACCTGTGAGATGCTGCATGGAGGAG GGGAGCCCAGGACAATCTACGTCGAAGGAGACAACCTGGAAACCACCCTGACTGTGCCCCACCTGAGTGAGAATGTCCCATACAAGTTCAAAGTGCAAGCCAACACCACTCAAGGCTTCGGGCCAGAGAGAGAAGGCCTCATCACCATTGAATCTCAGGACAGAG gTGCTTTCTCCCAGTTTGGAGGACAGCAGTACATGAGAGAAGTTTACAAATTCCCCACTGAATACACCACCAAAACCAGCATCAGCCATTCCTCTCTGGATCCTCACTTCACAG ACGGGATGCTGGTGACCACCCAGCGCGTGGAGAACTCCAGCAGCACCCTCACCCAGGAGTTTGTGAGCCACACGGTGATGGCCAGCGGGACCCTCACCCAGCAGGTGGAGAGGCAGTTCTACGAGGCCTGA